One genomic region from Bacteroidota bacterium encodes:
- a CDS encoding glycosyltransferase family 2 protein encodes MDISIVIPLFNEEESLPELHDWIARVMTANNFSYEIIFVDDGSKDKSWKVIEELAQKNPAVVGIKFRRNYGKSAGLNVGFEATHGNVIITMDADLQDSPEEIPSLYKMITQDGYDLVSGWKEKRFDPITKTIPTKLFNAATRRMSGIKLHDFNCGLKAYRSDVVKSIEVYGEMHRYIPVIAKRAGFDKIGEKSVAHQARKYGVSKFGIERFVNGFLDLLSISFVTKFGKRPMHFFGLIGTLMFMIGFFAAAWLGISKLWIVYHDHGIAPRVTESAWFYISLVAMVIGTQLFLAGFLAELIARNSHDRNHYLVEKKVGSGQQAEAAV; translated from the coding sequence ATGGATATTTCAATTGTAATTCCTCTTTTCAACGAAGAAGAATCATTGCCCGAATTGCACGACTGGATCGCGCGGGTGATGACCGCGAATAATTTTTCGTATGAAATAATTTTTGTTGATGATGGAAGTAAAGACAAGTCGTGGAAAGTAATTGAAGAACTCGCGCAGAAAAATCCTGCTGTTGTGGGAATAAAATTTCGGAGGAATTACGGAAAATCGGCCGGACTTAATGTTGGATTCGAAGCCACGCATGGAAATGTGATCATCACCATGGATGCCGACCTGCAGGATTCGCCCGAGGAAATTCCTTCACTCTATAAAATGATCACGCAGGATGGATATGATCTTGTTTCCGGATGGAAGGAAAAACGTTTCGATCCGATCACGAAAACCATTCCGACTAAATTATTCAACGCTGCCACCCGAAGAATGTCGGGAATAAAATTGCACGATTTCAATTGCGGATTGAAAGCGTATCGGAGTGATGTAGTGAAGAGCATTGAAGTTTATGGTGAAATGCACCGTTACATTCCGGTGATCGCAAAACGCGCAGGGTTTGATAAAATAGGAGAGAAGAGCGTAGCACACCAGGCCAGAAAATATGGCGTGAGCAAATTCGGGATCGAACGCTTTGTCAATGGATTTCTCGATCTGCTCTCCATCTCATTCGTCACAAAATTCGGAAAACGTCCCATGCATTTTTTTGGGCTCATCGGCACACTTATGTTCATGATCGGATTTTTTGCTGCTGCCTGGCTCGGCATTTCAAAACTCTGGATCGTTTATCATGATCACGGAATTGCGCCGCGTGTTACAGAAAGTGCATGGTTTTATATTTCACTCGTTGCCATGGTCATTGGCACGCAACTTTTTCTCGCCGGATTTTTAGCGGAACTCATTGCAAGAAATTCTCACGACAGGAATCATTATTTAGTAGAAAAAAAAGTGGGAAGTGGCCAGCAGGCAGAAGCGGCAGTTTGA
- a CDS encoding DoxX family protein: protein MVKFFHWGDMHHPGWLDFLRIALGSYLFYKGIVFARDADDLRNMIPGTDFTLLSMFLSTYIPLAHFAGGLAIALGLITRWAVIFQLPILAAAIILNGMKTGMFDVYSEFWISVAVFCALLLFLVVGSGRFSADEVIRKYDNG from the coding sequence ATGGTAAAGTTTTTTCATTGGGGCGACATGCATCATCCCGGGTGGCTTGATTTTTTACGGATCGCATTGGGAAGTTATCTCTTCTATAAGGGAATTGTTTTCGCCCGCGATGCAGACGATCTCCGGAATATGATACCGGGAACTGATTTTACACTGCTATCGATGTTCCTCAGCACTTACATTCCGCTTGCACATTTCGCGGGCGGGCTCGCCATTGCGCTTGGACTCATCACCCGATGGGCAGTTATTTTCCAGTTGCCGATTCTTGCGGCTGCAATAATTCTGAACGGAATGAAAACAGGAATGTTCGATGTCTATTCTGAATTCTGGATTTCTGTTGCGGTTTTCTGCGCATTACTTCTTTTCCTCGTCGTCGGCTCAGGACGATTTTCTGCCGACGAGGTTATCCGGAAATATGACAATGGATGA
- a CDS encoding DUF4199 domain-containing protein, which translates to MNIHKHSLTYSVSAAILVIAFSLGIYFAGFRNSAWNYLSYVFYIGIIVFGALNWRKNGKDGFMSYGQAMGYTTFFALYYSIIMAIWAYVFMSYIMDPAIMDAEFAKQAAKMREQGLPEESIKMGIDFGKKFASPPVMAVLALFGGMFFLTIFNLIISAFVKKDKPEVFGTPEQQQQFPPLG; encoded by the coding sequence ATGAATATCCACAAACATTCGCTTACCTATTCCGTCTCCGCAGCAATCCTTGTGATCGCTTTTTCACTTGGAATTTATTTCGCCGGATTCAGAAACTCAGCATGGAATTACCTCTCCTATGTTTTCTATATCGGGATCATTGTTTTCGGCGCGCTTAACTGGAGAAAAAACGGTAAGGACGGTTTCATGAGTTATGGCCAGGCAATGGGCTACACCACTTTTTTTGCATTGTATTACAGCATCATCATGGCAATCTGGGCTTATGTGTTCATGTCTTACATTATGGATCCCGCGATCATGGATGCCGAATTTGCAAAACAAGCTGCAAAAATGCGCGAGCAGGGATTGCCGGAAGAATCAATTAAAATGGGCATCGATTTTGGGAAAAAATTTGCTTCTCCGCCGGTGATGGCAGTACTCGCACTTTTCGGCGGAATGTTTTTCCTTACTATTTTCAACCTCATCATTTCAGCGTTTGTAAAAAAAGATAAACCCGAAGTTTTCGGAACGCCGGAACAACAGCAACAATTTCCTCCCCTCGGCTGA
- a CDS encoding GNAT family N-acetyltransferase produces the protein MIPPLYLESSRLIIRPFKLSDASSLFHLVNSNKDLLEDYFPMTVEKNTSVNAKRIYIMERNHERNNGKALFAGIFLRDEKKLIGQMCAKDINHRVPKCEAGYFLDRNFHRKGLATEALNLFLNFCFSEMKMAKITLRIEPKNTSSKALAQKCGFTMIGVSKNDFRSANGRLMECELWELYEIRKGY, from the coding sequence TTGATTCCGCCTCTTTATCTCGAATCTTCACGACTTATTATTCGTCCATTTAAATTATCGGATGCTTCTTCTCTTTTTCACCTGGTGAATTCGAACAAAGATCTGCTTGAAGATTATTTTCCGATGACGGTAGAGAAAAATACTTCGGTGAATGCCAAGCGCATTTACATCATGGAAAGAAATCATGAACGCAATAATGGGAAAGCTCTTTTCGCCGGAATTTTTCTTCGCGATGAAAAAAAACTCATCGGCCAGATGTGTGCGAAGGATATCAATCATCGTGTGCCTAAATGTGAAGCTGGATATTTCTTAGACAGGAATTTTCACAGGAAAGGACTTGCAACAGAAGCGCTGAATTTATTTTTGAATTTCTGTTTCAGCGAAATGAAAATGGCAAAGATCACGCTGCGCATTGAACCGAAAAATACTTCGTCCAAAGCACTGGCACAGAAATGCGGATTCACCATGATCGGTGTTTCTAAAAATGATTTCAGAAGTGCCAATGGCCGGCTGATGGAATGTGAACTCTGGGAGTTGTACGAAATACGAAAAGGATACTAA
- a CDS encoding MFS transporter → MNKLTRKEISLLLTLALVQFTHILDAMILMPLAPNLKKTICSDSRHFGFLVASYGFSAFVSAICSTFWADKFDRKKVMVFLYTGFLIGTGACACAQTYSFFIGARIFTGFFGGVAGAIILSIVGDVIPLERRARGMGILMAGFSLASIVGVPMGIVLAENFNWHVAFYMICGIGVPVYLMIIFTIPSITIHLQNKNEQKKNLYRVVFSNRNQVRALLFSLSVVIAHFGIIPYISDYLVNNMKFDLKTQVVFMYVIGGMLTVVAAPLIGKLADRHGRYKVLIVLNAFAIIPIFLISHFNSHSFWAMIGTASMFFIFSGGRMVPSSTMVTSAIEPEHRGGFMGLNSAVQQLGVASTTIIGGLIIKNDHGILYNYGTVGWITIGFTFLVFLTGYGLKAVK, encoded by the coding sequence ATGAATAAACTTACACGCAAAGAAATTTCTTTACTGCTCACGCTCGCGCTCGTACAATTCACGCACATACTCGACGCGATGATCCTTATGCCGCTTGCGCCGAACTTAAAAAAAACGATCTGTTCCGATTCGCGCCACTTCGGATTCCTGGTTGCTTCCTATGGATTTTCTGCATTCGTTTCTGCTATCTGTTCCACTTTCTGGGCCGATAAATTCGACCGGAAAAAAGTAATGGTTTTTTTATATACCGGTTTTCTCATTGGCACAGGCGCGTGTGCATGTGCGCAGACCTATAGTTTTTTCATTGGTGCGAGGATCTTCACCGGATTCTTCGGCGGAGTTGCCGGTGCGATCATTCTGAGTATTGTGGGTGATGTGATCCCGCTCGAAAGACGTGCACGTGGAATGGGAATACTCATGGCCGGATTTTCGCTCGCATCGATCGTGGGAGTGCCAATGGGAATTGTGCTCGCCGAGAATTTCAACTGGCACGTTGCATTTTATATGATCTGCGGAATAGGAGTGCCGGTTTACCTGATGATCATTTTTACTATTCCAAGTATCACCATTCACCTGCAGAATAAAAATGAACAGAAAAAAAATCTTTATCGCGTGGTTTTTTCAAACCGCAACCAGGTGCGGGCATTGCTATTTTCTCTCTCCGTTGTAATTGCGCACTTCGGGATCATTCCTTACATCAGCGATTACCTGGTGAATAACATGAAGTTCGATCTCAAAACCCAGGTTGTTTTCATGTACGTTATCGGCGGAATGCTCACTGTGGTTGCCGCACCGCTCATTGGTAAACTAGCCGACCGGCATGGCCGTTACAAAGTGCTCATTGTGCTGAATGCATTCGCCATTATTCCTATTTTTCTTATTTCGCATTTCAATTCGCATTCTTTCTGGGCGATGATAGGTACAGCTTCAATGTTCTTTATTTTTTCGGGAGGGCGAATGGTTCCGTCTTCTACAATGGTCACTTCTGCAATTGAGCCGGAACATCGCGGAGGATTTATGGGATTGAATTCAGCCGTGCAACAATTAGGTGTTGCATCTACAACGATAATCGGCGGACTCATAATAAAAAATGATCATGGAATTTTATACAACTACGGAACAGTGGGCTGGATCACAATAGGATTTACTTTTCTCGTATTTCTCACCGGTTATGGTTTGAAAGCCGTGAAATAA
- a CDS encoding threonylcarbamoyl-AMP synthase, with translation MLLRINPDKPDSDSIHRAADILRAGGLIIYPTDTVYGIGCDIYHPKTIERLCKLKGIAPEKSNFSIVCHDLSHLSDFTKPISTSVFRVLKKALPGPYTFILEANSSVPKIFQGKKKTVGIRVPANAIVRAVIRELGNPIVSSSVHNTEDEMLEYFSDPELIYEKYKDIADCVINGGYSMMQPSTVIDATGGNFELLREGAGEVSGLW, from the coding sequence ATGCTTCTAAGAATAAATCCCGATAAACCCGATTCCGATTCCATTCACAGGGCAGCAGATATTCTTCGTGCGGGCGGGCTCATCATTTATCCTACTGATACGGTTTACGGAATTGGCTGCGACATTTATCACCCGAAAACAATTGAGCGCCTGTGTAAATTAAAAGGCATTGCCCCCGAAAAATCTAATTTCTCCATTGTCTGCCACGACCTTTCTCATCTTTCCGATTTTACAAAACCAATTTCTACTTCTGTTTTCCGGGTTTTGAAAAAAGCATTGCCCGGCCCTTATACGTTTATCCTCGAAGCAAATTCTTCTGTTCCTAAAATTTTTCAGGGAAAAAAGAAAACAGTTGGCATACGCGTGCCGGCGAATGCGATCGTACGTGCAGTGATACGCGAACTCGGAAATCCCATCGTCTCTTCTTCCGTTCACAATACCGAAGATGAAATGCTGGAATATTTTTCGGATCCCGAACTTATTTATGAAAAATATAAAGACATTGCCGACTGCGTGATCAATGGCGGGTACAGCATGATGCAACCATCCACCGTCATTGATGCGACCGGTGGAAATTTTGAATTGCTGCGTGAAGGTGCGGGAGAAGTGAGTGGATTGTGGTAG
- a CDS encoding WbqC family protein produces the protein MTGAAGACDGTVVSKSLSKEYYMLLPSTYFGPVSYFRKIFSGKEIVIDIHEHYLKQTFRNRCTICGPNGEMNLVIPVHARNHCPMKDVTIEYSENWQRKHWGAIRSSYGQSPYFDFYAAQFEKYFTEKKIKYLTEMNEELLNATMNILKMQKKIIRSQEFIPYEKDDHRLFSKLPTPNSQLKYTQVFSDRFPFQPDLSIIDLVFCCGPESKSYLHFSNE, from the coding sequence ATGACGGGCGCTGCGGGCGCGTGCGATGGGACCGTTGTTTCAAAGTCATTGAGTAAGGAGTACTACATGCTTTTGCCATCCACCTACTTTGGCCCCGTTTCTTATTTCAGAAAAATATTTTCCGGGAAAGAAATTGTTATTGACATTCACGAACATTATTTAAAACAAACTTTCCGCAATCGATGCACTATATGCGGGCCCAACGGCGAAATGAATCTCGTTATTCCCGTTCATGCACGGAATCATTGCCCGATGAAAGATGTCACAATAGAATATTCGGAGAACTGGCAACGAAAACACTGGGGAGCCATCCGTTCTTCTTACGGCCAATCGCCGTACTTTGATTTTTACGCCGCACAATTCGAAAAATATTTCACAGAGAAAAAAATAAAATATCTCACAGAGATGAATGAGGAACTCCTGAATGCCACGATGAATATTCTGAAAATGCAGAAAAAAATAATTCGTTCGCAGGAATTCATTCCTTATGAAAAAGACGACCATCGGTTGTTCTCCAAACTCCCAACTCCGAACTCCCAACTCAAATACACGCAGGTTTTCTCCGATCGTTTTCCATTCCAGCCCGATCTTAGTATTATCGACCTGGTTTTCTGTTGCGGGCCGGAATCAAAATCGTATCTTCATTTCTCCAATGAATAA
- a CDS encoding DUF2007 domain-containing protein, with protein sequence MHEFVTIATFTLPHEASILAARLEDEGIETYLRDELTVQQNNFYSHALGGVKLQVRENDVENALKIMQGSGYIGEHAAKEISDSAAINSIDEKKQKKIKRIFIFVFVLTAILTIIAYISSRPTMEELLTRKSWNIEEITFDSVKVHAATRTISIAWKNHKSEGTLIFFRNGEVSLPGVGGSSENGQWIVDEDRILIHGLGQMKKIFEGIYSIKIDGNELVLRSRHTVIRCTRMPW encoded by the coding sequence ATGCATGAATTTGTGACGATAGCCACTTTTACTTTGCCGCATGAAGCTTCCATACTTGCGGCGCGGCTGGAAGATGAAGGAATAGAAACTTATTTGCGCGACGAACTAACCGTGCAACAGAATAATTTTTATTCGCATGCGCTCGGCGGTGTAAAACTCCAGGTAAGGGAGAATGATGTGGAAAATGCGCTGAAGATCATGCAGGGATCGGGCTACATCGGTGAACACGCTGCAAAAGAGATCTCCGATTCAGCCGCAATAAATTCCATTGATGAAAAGAAACAAAAAAAGATCAAACGCATTTTTATTTTTGTTTTTGTTCTCACAGCAATACTAACCATCATCGCGTACATTTCATCACGGCCAACGATGGAAGAACTATTGACGCGGAAAAGCTGGAATATTGAAGAGATCACTTTCGACAGTGTGAAAGTACATGCGGCGACCCGTACAATTTCCATTGCGTGGAAAAATCACAAGAGCGAAGGAACACTTATTTTTTTCAGGAACGGTGAAGTAAGTTTGCCCGGGGTTGGCGGAAGTTCTGAAAATGGCCAATGGATCGTTGATGAAGATCGCATCCTGATCCATGGGCTCGGCCAGATGAAAAAAATATTTGAAGGAATTTATTCCATTAAAATTGACGGCAATGAATTAGTGCTTCGTTCAAGACATACCGTGATCCGTTGTACAAGAATGCCATGGTAG
- a CDS encoding putative metal-dependent hydrolase → MNETQLEQLRFPIGKWEKPGKANLTKIKKQISFIKKFPNALKKEIAGLSEEQLEKKYREGGWTIRQVVHHCADSHLNAFTRFKLTLTEEEPTIKTYRENFWAELEDGKNAPVKYSLQILQGLHARWTILMRSMKKEEWDRSFIHPEHGGEMKLFQLVSLYAWHSEHHLAHITLAKKG, encoded by the coding sequence ATGAACGAAACGCAACTCGAACAACTCCGCTTTCCGATAGGAAAATGGGAGAAGCCAGGAAAAGCAAACCTGACGAAGATCAAAAAACAGATCTCCTTCATCAAAAAATTTCCTAATGCTCTGAAAAAAGAGATCGCGGGGCTTTCTGAAGAGCAACTGGAAAAAAAATACCGCGAAGGCGGATGGACGATCAGGCAGGTGGTGCATCATTGCGCCGACTCGCACCTGAATGCGTTCACGCGCTTTAAACTTACATTGACCGAAGAAGAGCCGACGATAAAAACTTATCGTGAAAATTTCTGGGCTGAACTCGAAGACGGAAAAAATGCGCCGGTAAAATATTCGCTGCAGATTCTCCAGGGATTGCACGCACGATGGACCATCCTGATGCGTTCCATGAAAAAAGAAGAATGGGATCGCAGCTTCATTCATCCCGAACACGGAGGTGAAATGAAATTGTTCCAACTGGTTTCACTCTACGCATGGCATTCCGAACATCACCTTGCGCACATTACGCTCGCGAAGAAGGGATGA
- the fsa gene encoding fructose-6-phosphate aldolase: protein MKFFIDTADLAQIKEAQDLGVLDGVTTNPSLMAKVGISGEAAVTKHYIDICRIVTGDVSAEVIATDFDGIVKEGEKLAALHKQIVVKVPMIKDGVKAIKYFSNKGIRTNCTLVFSPGQALLAAKAGAAYVSPFIGRLDDVSTDGLNLIAEIRNIYDNYGFKTQILAASIRHPMHIVDCAKLGADVATCPLSAILALLKHPLTDNGLAQFLADAKKFQ from the coding sequence ATGAAATTTTTCATCGACACAGCAGATCTCGCACAGATCAAAGAAGCACAGGACCTCGGCGTACTGGACGGAGTTACCACCAATCCTTCGCTGATGGCGAAAGTGGGAATTTCAGGTGAAGCAGCAGTGACAAAACACTACATCGACATTTGCAGGATCGTTACCGGCGATGTGAGCGCAGAAGTGATCGCAACCGATTTCGACGGCATTGTGAAAGAAGGAGAAAAACTTGCCGCACTCCACAAACAGATCGTGGTGAAAGTTCCGATGATAAAAGACGGGGTGAAAGCAATAAAATATTTTTCTAATAAAGGGATCCGCACAAACTGTACACTCGTTTTCTCACCCGGGCAGGCATTGCTCGCAGCGAAAGCCGGCGCCGCTTATGTTTCTCCGTTCATTGGCCGGCTCGATGATGTTTCTACCGACGGGTTGAATCTCATTGCGGAGATCCGGAATATTTACGACAACTACGGATTTAAAACACAGATCCTCGCCGCATCCATCAGGCACCCGATGCACATTGTAGATTGCGCAAAACTCGGCGCCGATGTTGCAACTTGTCCGCTGAGTGCAATTCTTGCTTTGCTGAAACATCCGCTTACTGATAACGGGCTTGCGCAGTTCCTCGCTGATGCAAAAAAGTTTCAATAA
- the mnmA gene encoding tRNA 2-thiouridine(34) synthase MnmA: MSKKGKVLVAMSGGIDSSVTALMLHEEGYEVIGITMKTWDYASSGGSKKETGCCSLDSINDARTLAVNLGFPHYILDIRGEFGDHIINNFVEEYLAGRTPNPCVLCNTHIKWEALLKRADQLDCEFIATGHYANVRSEEGRYVISKGLDDTKDQSYVLWGLSQESLKRTIFPLGKFRKTEIRQMAMDAGYAELANKSESYEICFIPENDYRAFLKHKVPGLEEKVEGGNFILADGKIVGKHRGYPFYTIGQRKGLEIAMGEPMFVTQIVPETNTVILGTKMELEKQEMFIRDYNLVKYSSLPENFVGQTRIRYKDAGTPATLTQEEISGKKKIKTLFHRSVTGVAPGQSAVFYEGDDLVGGGFIDRPDFKMQ, encoded by the coding sequence GTGAGTAAAAAAGGAAAAGTTCTTGTGGCCATGAGCGGCGGTATCGACAGTTCGGTAACCGCGCTTATGCTGCATGAGGAAGGATATGAAGTGATCGGCATCACCATGAAAACATGGGACTATGCTTCGTCGGGCGGATCGAAAAAAGAAACCGGTTGCTGCTCGCTCGATTCTATCAATGATGCTCGCACTCTTGCAGTGAATCTTGGTTTCCCGCATTACATTCTCGATATACGCGGAGAATTCGGCGATCACATCATCAATAATTTTGTAGAAGAATATCTCGCAGGGCGCACACCGAATCCATGCGTGCTGTGCAACACGCACATCAAGTGGGAAGCATTATTGAAACGGGCAGATCAGCTCGATTGCGAATTCATCGCTACAGGACATTATGCCAATGTCCGCAGTGAGGAAGGCCGCTATGTAATTTCAAAAGGACTCGACGATACAAAAGATCAGTCGTATGTTCTGTGGGGACTTTCGCAGGAAAGTTTAAAGCGCACTATTTTTCCATTGGGAAAATTCAGGAAAACGGAGATCCGTCAAATGGCAATGGATGCCGGTTATGCCGAGCTTGCGAATAAAAGTGAGAGCTACGAGATCTGTTTCATTCCTGAGAATGATTACCGTGCATTTTTAAAACACAAAGTTCCTGGCCTCGAAGAAAAAGTGGAAGGAGGAAATTTTATTCTCGCCGATGGAAAAATTGTGGGCAAACACCGCGGTTATCCTTTCTATACGATCGGTCAGCGTAAAGGGCTCGAGATCGCCATGGGAGAACCGATGTTCGTAACACAGATCGTTCCGGAAACGAATACCGTTATTCTCGGAACAAAAATGGAATTGGAAAAACAGGAAATGTTTATCCGCGATTATAATCTTGTGAAATATTCATCTCTGCCGGAAAATTTTGTGGGGCAAACCCGTATACGTTACAAAGATGCAGGCACGCCCGCAACACTCACTCAGGAAGAAATTTCTGGAAAGAAAAAAATAAAAACACTCTTTCACCGGTCCGTTACCGGCGTTGCTCCCGGACAATCGGCTGTGTTTTACGAAGGAGATGATTTAGTTGGCGGTGGATTTATCGATCGCCCTGATTTTAAAATGCAATGA
- a CDS encoding S8 family serine peptidase — protein sequence MKKIYLIYFLIISISGVSQTKYWVQFHDKNNSPYSLSTPSQYLSARAIARRTTQGIAIDSTDLPVNPTYVAGVAATGAAVHTTSKWFNGCVVFISNPSQLTAIAALPYVVSNTAVGARVANTNDKFSEETFSPLPQNTQRTGEISSSSLNYGPSFNQINMLGGVCLHNAGFRGQGMQIAIIDAGFYNANNLPVFDTLFLNNRILGTWDFVTGEANVYDDHQHGSEVLSTMGGNIPGQLVGTAPDASFWLLRSEEAATEYVVEEYYWATAAEYADSVGADVINSSLGYTEFDDATENHTYADMNGHTTPCARAANFAARKGIAVVVAAGNSGQSPWFYIGTPADADSALAVAATDASGVVTGFSSRGPSSDGDVKPNVGAQGGNSVICDPFGTGTMTGNGTSFASPIMCGLVTCLLQAHPALGNMQLLQEIEMSASQYSMPDSLLGYGIPDFCAANLYLSGNPKDLGTENIVYDITPNPFSTSISFSFFALGDQKLTVRLFDMQGKLIVDEQVSAYGNSENHYKMEQLNDLAKGVYSLQIYSADYYFSTKLVKE from the coding sequence ATGAAAAAAATTTACCTTATTTATTTTCTGATCATTTCCATTAGCGGAGTTTCGCAGACAAAATACTGGGTTCAGTTCCACGATAAAAATAATTCGCCTTATTCGCTCAGCACACCTTCGCAATATCTTTCGGCGCGCGCCATTGCACGAAGAACCACGCAGGGAATTGCCATCGACTCTACCGATCTTCCTGTGAATCCAACTTACGTTGCCGGTGTTGCAGCAACAGGCGCTGCGGTCCACACTACATCGAAATGGTTCAATGGTTGTGTCGTTTTTATTTCCAACCCGTCACAACTTACAGCTATCGCCGCTTTGCCTTATGTGGTAAGCAACACAGCAGTTGGTGCGCGCGTTGCAAATACCAATGATAAATTTTCGGAAGAAACTTTTTCTCCGCTTCCGCAGAATACGCAGCGCACCGGGGAAATTTCTTCATCGTCGCTCAACTACGGCCCTTCGTTCAACCAGATCAATATGCTTGGCGGAGTTTGCCTGCACAACGCAGGTTTCCGCGGGCAGGGAATGCAGATCGCGATCATTGATGCAGGATTTTATAATGCAAATAATCTTCCGGTGTTCGACACACTTTTTCTCAATAACAGAATTCTCGGAACCTGGGATTTTGTAACAGGAGAAGCGAATGTGTATGACGATCACCAGCACGGATCTGAAGTTCTTTCTACAATGGGTGGAAATATTCCTGGACAACTTGTGGGAACTGCACCCGATGCAAGTTTTTGGTTATTGCGCAGTGAAGAAGCGGCAACGGAATATGTGGTGGAAGAATATTATTGGGCGACCGCTGCAGAATATGCCGATAGCGTTGGCGCCGATGTGATCAATTCTTCATTGGGATATACGGAGTTTGATGATGCAACAGAAAATCACACGTATGCCGACATGAACGGCCACACGACACCGTGCGCGCGCGCTGCGAATTTTGCAGCGAGAAAAGGAATTGCTGTGGTTGTTGCTGCAGGAAATTCCGGGCAGTCGCCGTGGTTTTATATCGGAACTCCTGCTGATGCTGATAGTGCGCTTGCAGTTGCAGCCACAGATGCTTCGGGAGTGGTCACTGGTTTTTCTTCACGCGGGCCTTCTTCCGACGGAGATGTGAAACCGAATGTAGGAGCGCAGGGTGGAAATTCTGTGATCTGTGATCCGTTCGGAACAGGAACGATGACGGGCAACGGAACTTCTTTTGCATCGCCCATCATGTGCGGACTCGTTACGTGTTTGTTGCAGGCACATCCTGCATTGGGAAATATGCAGTTGCTCCAGGAAATTGAAATGAGTGCAAGCCAGTATTCGATGCCTGATTCTCTTCTTGGTTATGGTATTCCTGATTTTTGCGCGGCGAATCTTTATCTCTCGGGTAATCCGAAAGATCTTGGCACAGAAAATATTGTTTACGACATCACTCCAAATCCTTTTTCTACATCCATCAGTTTTTCTTTTTTCGCATTGGGCGATCAGAAACTCACTGTGCGATTATTTGATATGCAGGGAAAATTAATTGTCGATGAGCAGGTGAGCGCTTATGGCAATTCAGAAAATCATTACAAAATGGAACAGTTGAACGATCTTGCAAAAGGAGTTTATTCACTGCAGATTTATAGCGCCGATTATTATTTTTCGACGAAGTTGGTGAAAGAATAA
- a CDS encoding toxin-antitoxin system YwqK family antitoxin: MKSLKINLLSLLIVMIVIPFYSHAQSQVPDGVYPNTVDTLGRKQGAWKKLDENGTCIYVGQFKDDKPYGVFKYFDTDGRIMTEMNFVKGETLAYATMYGVSGKIQAEGKYVNQQKDSLWKFYTEDGVLLSEENYNMGKKEGKSVTYFPGTKQLASETTFVNGMENGPYYEYYEDGAKKEIANYNSGNLEGTATWYFPDGKINIVGAYQHAVKNGVWMYYGLDENGKYIVKGKETWKNGKLISGETVIKPADMKPDPNLQNDGSNGKDPNGGQ; this comes from the coding sequence ATGAAAAGCTTGAAAATCAACCTCCTGTCATTGCTCATAGTAATGATAGTTATTCCGTTTTATTCGCACGCGCAATCGCAGGTACCCGATGGTGTTTACCCGAACACCGTAGATACACTTGGTCGAAAGCAAGGTGCGTGGAAAAAACTGGACGAAAATGGTACGTGCATTTATGTCGGACAATTCAAAGACGACAAACCGTATGGTGTATTTAAATATTTCGATACCGACGGACGTATCATGACGGAAATGAATTTTGTAAAAGGCGAAACGCTTGCTTATGCAACAATGTATGGCGTGAGCGGAAAAATTCAGGCAGAAGGAAAATATGTGAACCAGCAGAAAGATTCTCTGTGGAAATTTTATACGGAAGATGGAGTGTTGCTCTCGGAAGAGAATTATAATATGGGAAAGAAGGAAGGGAAATCGGTGACTTATTTTCCGGGAACGAAACAGCTTGCCAGTGAAACAACTTTTGTGAATGGAATGGAGAACGGGCCGTATTATGAATATTATGAAGATGGTGCGAAAAAAGAAATTGCAAATTATAATTCCGGGAATCTCGAAGGAACTGCAACGTGGTATTTCCCCGATGGAAAAATAAACATCGTGGGTGCTTACCAGCATGCTGTGAAAAATGGCGTGTGGATGTATTACGGCCTCGATGAGAATGGAAAATATATTGTGAAAGGAAAAGAAACCTGGAAGAATGGAAAACTGATCAGCGGCGAAACGGTTATCAAACCTGCCGACATGAAACCTGATCCCAATCTTCAGAATGACGGATCGAATGGAAAAGATCCGAACGGAGGACAATGA